The DNA sequence ACTATAGCTTTATCGCATCGGAATGGCCAGATGTAAAAATGAGGTTAAAAGGCATGCTTGCGGGTAGATGATGATCAGCACCCTGCACCACTTGCCATTTCAGGGCATCCACCTCGGATGTCCTTTTCGTTCATGAATGAACCGATAAAATTCACTGGATTCGAGTATAATGGATAAGTATACGATAGATATACGGTGGAAATCGGTATGTATAGGTATTCGAATATAGCGTAGAAGAGGTTAAAGATGAGTGAGAAGCACTTTACAGATTATAAATTAGGTGAAGAGATCCTAAGAGCGCTGAGCAGCTTAGGCTATGAGACGCCAACCGAGGTTCAGGCGGAGGTCATTCCTGTTGCGCTTGAGAAGCAGGATCTTGTTGTCAAATCGCAAACAGGCAGCGGCAAAACAGCTGCTTATGGCATCCCGCTCTGCGAGCTGGTCGATTGGAACGAGAATAAGCCGCAGGCATTGATCCTGACGCCAACCCGCGAGCTCGCGTTGCAGGTCAATGAAGACATAACGAATATTGGGCGCTTTAAGCGGATCAAGGCGACGCCTCTTTTTGGAAAACATCCTTTTCACATACAAAAAGCCGAGTTAAAGCAAAGAACGCATATGGTTGTGGGTACGCCGGGTCGAGTGCTGGATCATATTGAACGCGGCACGCTATCGCTGGATCGGATTGCCTATCTCGTCATTGACGAAGCCGATGAGATGCTGAACATGGGGTTTATTGAGCAAGTTCAGTCGATCATCCAAGCGCTGCCTCGTGACAGAGTTACCATGTTGTTCTCCGCTACATTCCCTGAGGATGTGCTCAAGCTGTCACGCAAGTATATGGATCACCCTGCCCAAATTGAGATCAAAGCGAGCGGTCTTACGACGGCCACGATTGAACATTCTCTCATTCAGGTGACGGAAGCGGACAAGCTGGCACGGCTTCAAGACCTGCTCATTGTTGAGAATCCGGACAGCTGCATTGTTTTCTGCCGAACGCAGGAGCATGTGGATAAACTATTCAGAGAAATGGCTGATCTCCGTTACCCGTGTGATCGCATCCATGGAGGGATGGAGCAGGAAGAACGGTTCGAGGTCATGAATGCGTTCAGAAGAGGCCAATTCCGTTACTTGATTGCGACAGATGTAGCCGCCAGGGGCATCGATATCACGAATATTACCCATGTGATTAACTATGATATTCCACTTGAAAAGGAAAGCTATGTTCATCGTACAGGACGTACGGGACGCGCAGGCAAGACGGGTAAAGCGATAACCCTCGTCACGCCGAAGGATAGCAGGAGATTAGCCGATATTGAAGCATATATTGGATTTGCAATACCGGTCGTGAAGGCTCCCTCCGAAGAGGCTGTTGATCGTCGCAGAGAAGATTTCGAACAGAAACTAAATATCCGGCCTGAACTAAAGAAGGATAAGCGTGAGCAATTAAACAAACAGATTATGAAGCTTAACTTCAATGGCGGGAAAAAGAAAAAGCTTAGAGCCGTGGATTTTGTCGGAACGATTGCTAAGCTTGAAGGGGTCACCGCGGACGATATCGGGATTATTACGATCCTCGATTTTGTGACGGATGTGGAGATTCTGAATGGCAAAGGACCGCTTGTGCTTGAATTGATGAAGGACACAACGGTAAAAGGCAAACTGCTGAAGGTGCGCAAAGGGAATAAGTAAAAGTTGAACTGACATATAAAAGGATGATCCCGGCACTATGCCAAGATCATCCTTTTTTGGCTGTGCCCGTGTAATCATCTTAATTTCTTTTGATTTCCACATACAAAGTTTTGGATATACTCCAATTGCTCTTCATTGGGCATCGTGCTGCGTATTTCATTAAATTTGGCAACAGCTGAATCAAGAGAAGTCTCTTTCCCTACGATTTCCCCAAGACTGGATAGGTCATCCAGGAGGCTCCACATTTCCGCATGCGTTTTTGGATCTTGATGTCCTGTCAGATAGACGTTTACATCGTATTTTTTTATTTTATCCAATAGAATCGTGAGCTCGTTCTGATCATAACTCCATTCTCCGCTGTAAAAGTCCTGATAGATGCAATCCCCCAGAAACATTATTTTTTCATCAGGGATGTAAATAATGGATGAATCCTGTGCATGAACCCCTCCGACATGCTCCACTACACAAGTCACGCCGCCTAAATCAATCTCGATTTTGTGATTAAAAGTAAGATCCGGCGCTCTCAGCTCCAGATGATCCCGTGTAGGCATTTCACGTTTTATCATATCACTGCAAAACTCAATTTCCTCACCCGTCTTAACCCGAGCATCTAATGAGGCATCATCCCATTTTAGAGTTTTCAGATATTCTATTCTTTTCTTCGTTTCATCATGGCTGATGGTTAATAAATCCATCGTTTTCATGCCAAAAATATGATCCCAATGCCAATGTGTAATGACAACGAACCTCGCCGGTGCGATCTCCATTTTTGCGATGAGATTGAGGAAGTCCCTTGCATGTGCAGGTGAATTGCCTGAATCAATGATTAGGCTAAAGTTGTCTCCACAAACCAATCCTAGCGTGGGACGGTCCGTTTCGGAATACTGCGGCATGTAGTGCACTCTATTTCCAAGTTTTTTTAACATTGTAGTACCTTCTCTCCTATTGCAAAAATTACAGGTAAATCATCATTTCATTATATCCTTTTGATAGACCTTATATAAATCCAATAACTGACTCTATGCCACCAATTACAGTTTGAGCCGAGGATATAGGTAAGTATATAAATGAAAACCACTCCAATTCTGGAGTGGTTTTCTTTGAAGCCTTGGCTACTGCTCGATATCGTACACTTCTTCATTTACCAATCCATGAATAAAAGCCTCAAAGTTAGGTGCGAGTCTGGTTATTTTATAATTACTCTCTTTATCCACATAAATAACCTCTGGTTCTCCATCATTTCCCGATGAACGGTAATCCAGCATCACCACTCCGGACTCAGAAGGACAATCACAAATCACCACGCCAACTTCAGGGTAACCTCCATGTTCAATCACAAACCGGCTGCCGGAATCCCCGCATAACGAGTGCTGCTTCTTACGTCCAATTCCCAGAATACCGGAAATCAGGATATGTTCTTGTGCTCCAGATGCTGCTCCTCCTATAGGAAAGCTTTTGTTTTGAGGAATGCCCCCGTTATGTAGCTTCATCATATGAATATAGAAGGCCGGCAGCTTAAAGACCAGTTCTTCTTCCACGGAAGCAATCAGATCCTCTGTAGGCGGATCCGAAACATATTGCTCGGCTGCTTGCTCGCTATCATCCCAAAAGTTTGCGAAATCGATATTGGTATCCAAATCGGGAACCGGCATGATTATAGGCTGCGCAATAGGCTCGGCATCGGAATCTTCTAACGGTTCTTGTTCTTCAGCCATTTTACTCCGAATGGAATCCAGGAACTCCAACGTATCCTCATCTCCGGGATCCAATTGATCTGCGATCTCGAATTCCCTTAAGGCATCATCATATTGGTCCAGATAGTAATGGGCAAGTCCCATACGGTAGTGCCAAAGCGGATCTTCTTTACCCTCTTCTGCAATGGTTAAGAACTGTTCAATCGCCTCTTCGTAACGTTCGAGATTATTCATCGCTCTGCCTAAATGACTAATCAGTACATCATCTCTATCCTCTGCAGGAATATCCATAATGGCATCTACGATTTCTTCGAATTTATCCTCTTCATGCCACTCATCCAGCTGTGCCAAAAGATCTTCTCTCACATTCATGCCTCCCAGTTCTAAGCCTTTTAGAAATTATACCATTTCCAGCACGGCCCTCTCCAATAATACCTGTATTTCTATATCATGTCCCGCAAAAGGTTCGGTATGGACGGGTAGAGTCTACAGGTAGAGCAGCGTAAATAGCCTGTTCTGGTGAATGTGCATAGGGACTGGAAAGCGCTTCAAGCAGCTGCTCCATTACACTATAATCTCCATTGTTCTCCGCCGCTTCCAGCGCCTCTTCTACCCGATGATTTCGGGGAATAATCGCAGGGTTGCTGCTACGCATCAACTCATGTGCTGATTCTTTGGATTCCTGCTGCCTGTCTAGCCTCTCCTGCCATACCATATACCACTCTGTAAACTCCGGTGTGCCAGACAGAACCAGATCATCCACCGTATTAAAGGTTAAGGCCAGGAAAGTATTCGTATAGTCGGCTTGATACTTATGCATCATACTGAGGAGATCCTTGATAAGGGTCTCATCCTGCTGCTCCTCGTTAAATATTCCAAGCTTCGCTCTCATTCCCGCAGTCCAAGAATCAAAATACAACGTAGTATATT is a window from the Paenibacillus sp. J23TS9 genome containing:
- a CDS encoding DEAD/DEAH box helicase, which produces MSEKHFTDYKLGEEILRALSSLGYETPTEVQAEVIPVALEKQDLVVKSQTGSGKTAAYGIPLCELVDWNENKPQALILTPTRELALQVNEDITNIGRFKRIKATPLFGKHPFHIQKAELKQRTHMVVGTPGRVLDHIERGTLSLDRIAYLVIDEADEMLNMGFIEQVQSIIQALPRDRVTMLFSATFPEDVLKLSRKYMDHPAQIEIKASGLTTATIEHSLIQVTEADKLARLQDLLIVENPDSCIVFCRTQEHVDKLFREMADLRYPCDRIHGGMEQEERFEVMNAFRRGQFRYLIATDVAARGIDITNITHVINYDIPLEKESYVHRTGRTGRAGKTGKAITLVTPKDSRRLADIEAYIGFAIPVVKAPSEEAVDRRREDFEQKLNIRPELKKDKREQLNKQIMKLNFNGGKKKKLRAVDFVGTIAKLEGVTADDIGIITILDFVTDVEILNGKGPLVLELMKDTTVKGKLLKVRKGNK
- a CDS encoding MBL fold metallo-hydrolase — protein: MLKKLGNRVHYMPQYSETDRPTLGLVCGDNFSLIIDSGNSPAHARDFLNLIAKMEIAPARFVVITHWHWDHIFGMKTMDLLTISHDETKKRIEYLKTLKWDDASLDARVKTGEEIEFCSDMIKREMPTRDHLELRAPDLTFNHKIEIDLGGVTCVVEHVGGVHAQDSSIIYIPDEKIMFLGDCIYQDFYSGEWSYDQNELTILLDKIKKYDVNVYLTGHQDPKTHAEMWSLLDDLSSLGEIVGKETSLDSAVAKFNEIRSTMPNEEQLEYIQNFVCGNQKKLR
- a CDS encoding SMI1/KNR4 family protein; the protein is MREDLLAQLDEWHEEDKFEEIVDAIMDIPAEDRDDVLISHLGRAMNNLERYEEAIEQFLTIAEEGKEDPLWHYRMGLAHYYLDQYDDALREFEIADQLDPGDEDTLEFLDSIRSKMAEEQEPLEDSDAEPIAQPIIMPVPDLDTNIDFANFWDDSEQAAEQYVSDPPTEDLIASVEEELVFKLPAFYIHMMKLHNGGIPQNKSFPIGGAASGAQEHILISGILGIGRKKQHSLCGDSGSRFVIEHGGYPEVGVVICDCPSESGVVMLDYRSSGNDGEPEVIYVDKESNYKITRLAPNFEAFIHGLVNEEVYDIEQ